From Candidatus Latescibacter sp., one genomic window encodes:
- a CDS encoding PHP domain-containing protein: MLNGTIDLHLHTTCSDGLDTPEEIVEAAIQEGYTVISITDHDTVEGVIRGIKAAEGTGLDLIAGIELSSIEDLYDIHILGYHIDYTDAEFIRRISFFKEKRRERAEEIVAYLNRLGLDIQIDTVLRIAHGAPVGRPHIAEALVSEELVTTYDEAFTRYIGTHGPAYVPKYKVTPGEAIELILKSGGIPVLAHPGVLNRDELIFELMEYGLMGVEAIHPLHVVEKQMYYEKLAKKYGLIVTGGSDWHGKGRRRNFKKLSDSLKVSPKTISEMKAFHESREIIGKRIASDP, from the coding sequence ATGTTAAACGGAACAATTGATCTCCACCTTCATACCACCTGCTCCGACGGTCTGGATACACCCGAGGAAATCGTCGAAGCAGCCATTCAGGAAGGATATACGGTTATTTCCATAACCGATCATGATACCGTTGAAGGTGTGATACGTGGCATCAAAGCGGCGGAAGGCACCGGACTTGATCTGATAGCCGGGATAGAGCTTTCATCGATTGAGGATCTCTATGACATTCATATCCTTGGATACCATATCGATTATACCGATGCCGAATTCATCCGCCGGATCTCCTTTTTCAAAGAAAAAAGGAGAGAAAGAGCGGAAGAGATTGTTGCGTACCTGAATCGTCTCGGTCTCGATATCCAGATAGATACGGTTCTGCGGATTGCCCACGGCGCCCCGGTGGGGAGGCCGCATATCGCCGAAGCGCTCGTTTCCGAGGAACTGGTCACCACGTATGACGAGGCTTTCACCCGCTACATCGGGACTCATGGCCCCGCCTATGTTCCCAAATACAAGGTAACCCCCGGTGAAGCGATCGAGCTTATTCTCAAGAGCGGGGGCATTCCTGTTCTGGCGCATCCGGGCGTACTGAACCGTGACGAGTTGATATTTGAGCTGATGGAATACGGTCTGATGGGAGTGGAGGCGATCCATCCGCTGCATGTTGTGGAAAAGCAGATGTATTATGAAAAGCTTGCAAAAAAATACGGCCTCATTGTCACCGGCGGCTCGGACTGGCATGGGAAGGGGAGACGGCGTAATTTCAAAAAGCTCAGCGATTCGCTGAAAGTCAGTCCAAAAACCATTTCCGAAATGAAAGCATTCCACGAGAGCAGGGAAATTATTGGAAAACGAATCGCTTCAGATCCGTAA
- a CDS encoding isoprenyl transferase yields the protein MENESLQIRKEALKRSCLPVHIAIIMDGNGRWAKKRSLHHIEGHREGIRTVREIVRAAGSIGIGYMTLYTFSSENWSRPPGEVMGLMDLLSETLEKEVPELHKNHVRLKTIGNTSALPKRSREALASAIAETSANDGLTLVLALNYGGRDEILRAARKIAASVKKGLLDPGDITPENIESALDTAGIPDPDLLIRTSGEYRLSNFLLWQLAYTELWVTDTMWPDFTESDFYDALESYAGRERRFGKTSQQISGVTKKIAAFLTGGGGE from the coding sequence TTGGAAAACGAATCGCTTCAGATCCGTAAAGAAGCGCTGAAACGAAGCTGCCTTCCGGTGCATATCGCCATCATTATGGACGGAAACGGCCGCTGGGCAAAAAAGCGCAGCCTTCACCATATCGAGGGACACCGTGAGGGAATCCGAACCGTCCGTGAAATTGTCAGGGCTGCGGGAAGTATCGGTATCGGGTATATGACCCTGTATACATTTTCTTCCGAAAACTGGAGCCGCCCCCCCGGAGAGGTGATGGGGCTTATGGACCTTCTTTCTGAAACCCTTGAAAAAGAGGTTCCGGAGCTCCATAAAAACCATGTACGGCTGAAAACCATCGGAAATACTTCCGCACTTCCCAAAAGGAGCCGTGAAGCGCTCGCATCGGCTATTGCGGAAACATCCGCTAATGACGGCCTGACCCTTGTTCTGGCTCTCAATTACGGCGGTCGTGACGAGATTCTGCGGGCTGCCCGTAAAATAGCGGCGAGTGTGAAAAAAGGTCTTCTCGATCCCGGGGATATAACCCCGGAAAATATAGAATCCGCCCTGGATACTGCGGGGATTCCGGATCCGGACCTTCTTATCCGCACTTCCGGTGAGTACAGGCTGTCCAATTTTCTCCTCTGGCAGCTTGCCTATACCGAGCTCTGGGTCACCGACACCATGTGGCCGGATTTCACGGAATCTGACTTCTATGATGCCCTGGAATCGTATGCCGGAAGGGAGCGCCGATTCGGAAAGACGAGCCAGCAGATCAGCGGTGTGACTAAAAAGATCGCCGCATTTCTTACCGGAGGAGGCGGGGAATAA
- a CDS encoding phosphatidate cytidylyltransferase: protein MQPQKTLDSSTVKRIVVGVVFGPLIVWIFWQGGYPLFALLALLTLLGQWEFFRMLNGELGFFHHLTGYMAGLAIVADAVIRKSEQVPGILVTALIIYFIIEIITGKERKLRNVSLALLVTIYPAAFIVYLFQILLYPGVLFGTDNRFLLFYLVLVIWTFDTTSYFAGRFWGKHPFFPQISPKKTMEGFWGGMAGVLVFGAATALFTGYSLLQIMIVSVLAGFSGQAGDLSESIIKRDVGIKDSSHIIPGHGGVLDRFDSLFFAAPVIYLYLLIYTAFWR from the coding sequence ATGCAGCCGCAGAAGACCCTCGACAGCTCCACAGTGAAAAGGATTGTTGTGGGCGTGGTCTTCGGCCCCCTGATCGTGTGGATTTTCTGGCAAGGAGGGTATCCCCTTTTTGCACTTCTGGCGCTCCTGACCCTTTTAGGGCAGTGGGAATTTTTCCGGATGCTGAACGGCGAACTGGGTTTTTTCCACCATCTCACCGGTTACATGGCCGGGCTGGCAATTGTGGCCGATGCAGTCATCCGAAAGTCCGAGCAGGTTCCAGGCATCCTGGTGACCGCGCTGATAATCTATTTCATTATCGAGATAATCACCGGTAAAGAGCGCAAACTCCGGAATGTATCCCTGGCGCTTCTGGTAACCATATATCCGGCGGCGTTCATTGTATATCTGTTTCAGATACTGTTATACCCCGGCGTTCTGTTTGGGACGGACAACCGGTTTCTCCTGTTTTATCTGGTGCTGGTCATCTGGACTTTTGATACGACATCATATTTCGCCGGTCGTTTTTGGGGTAAACATCCTTTTTTCCCGCAAATTTCCCCTAAAAAAACGATGGAAGGATTCTGGGGAGGGATGGCTGGTGTGTTGGTGTTCGGAGCGGCGACCGCTCTTTTCACCGGGTATTCTCTTCTGCAGATCATGATCGTGTCAGTTCTGGCGGGATTTTCCGGGCAGGCCGGAGATCTCTCCGAATCCATCATCAAGAGAGATGTGGGGATAAAGGACTCATCGCATATTATTCCCGGTCATGGCGGTGTTCTCGATCGTTTTGACAGTCTATTCTTTGCCGCCCCGGTCATTTACCTGTATCTGCTTATCTATACTGCCTTCTGGAGGTGA